GGCCTGCCAGCCGGGATGGTCCAGCTCGCCCGCCACGACCCAGCCCGCCGACGTCGCGCGCGTGTGCAGCTCCTGGCGAGTAGGCGTATTCCTCACGGGGTCGAGAGCGACCGCGCCGTGACAGGACGATGCATCGGTTACCGCCGATGCGAAATCATCGGCATCCCGAGGGGTAAGCCATAACGTTTCCGCGAAATCGGTATGGACGAAGGCGGCTACCCCGGGGGCCTCCTCGACGCGGAGGACGTTCGCCCGCCGGGGGTTGAGGAAACGAGGATAGGCTCGATCGTTGCGCAGGAGGTCGACGTAGGCGAACGACTTTTCGAGCCGGTAGTGGGAGGGCGGCGCATATGGCGCGCCAGGCCGCCCCTTCCCGAGCACGAGGTAACGCACGCCCAGCAGATCGTCGAGCCGGGCAAGAGGTGGTGCGTTGTAGGGCGAGTCGGGCACGTTGACGAGCGTGTTTTCCCTCGGCCGGTACCATCGTTCGTAGAGTGCGTAGCGAAGCGGATTGTAACCCTGCGTCGACGCGATCCCGGCGAGCATGCCGCCGTCGTCCCAGATGGCGCCCGCGTCGCGGGTCGCGATACGGGCGGGTGGCGACGCACCGTTCGTCCCCAGGGCCTGCTTCAGATAGGCGACCTCGGGACTGTCCAGGTAACGCTTCGCCTCGTTGGGGGAGGTCAGGAAGCGTCCGCTGAAATTGAACATCCGGTAATCCGCGACGATGACGACGAGAAGCCATACGACGGCGCGCCACGCGTCGTGACGTTGATGCACCTGCCACAGGGCAACCAGCGCCACGGCGGGCGCAACGAACGTGGTAGCGCGCGAGGGCAGCATCGTGGTGGCGGCGATCGCCAGCCATCCGGCCGCCACCACGAGCAGCACGGTCAACTCACGGTGCGATCGAAGGTCGATGCGGCTCGCGCCGATGCCGGCAAGAAAGGCCAGCGCGACGTCGAGCACATAAGCCGCGTCGGATGGCCGGCGAAAATGGACGAGCCCCGGCATCCATCCATAGAGCCAGCCGTAGATGGGCGTATGCGTGCCCAGCATGTAGATCGTCGCCGCGACCGCGAGGGCGCCGAAACAGACGATCGTCCGCGCGTAACCGCTACGCCATGCGCGTCCCAGGCCCAGGAGGGCGAGCAGCGGGATCGCGCCGATATAGAGGAAGGCCTGCACCGGATCGACCGAAGCGTGTTCGAAGTCGCTCAATCCACCGAAGGCGTTGGGATGAACCAGATGGAGGAAGGCACGCGCATCGAGCGACGACCCCGCCGCGTCCGACAGGGCCATTTCGCTGCGATTGGACATGACCATCGCGCTCCAGCTGAAGACCAGTTGGGGGCCTCCGATCGCCAGAGCCGCCACGACCGCCAGCGCCAGCCCGCCGGCGACCGCGCGACGCCGGGACGCGTCGTAGACCGGCCAATGACGGACGAGCGCCACGCATGCATAGGCACCGATGACGATGACGAACAGGTAGGTGACCTGGACGAGCTGGGTCACCATCGCGCCCGCCGCCAGTCCCAACAACGACGCGCGCGCGACACCCGGTGTCGCCAGGAAGTGCCGCAAGGCCAGCAGAACCAATGGCACGTATGCGTACGCGATGACGATGGGAACGTGTTCCAGTCGCGACGCCGCGACACCGCCACCCATGTAGACGATGGCTCCCACCAGCGAACCGAATGCGTTGGTTCCATGTCGGCGCAGCACGGCGAGCATCGCTGTCGCGCCCATGAGCATGTGCAGGAGAACGCCCCAGCTGAACCATGTGGCGCCGGGATCGGCGGGCAAGAGCATCCAAGCCATCAGGAGCGGCGAAAAAAGCATGCCCTGCGGATCGCCGATCTGGGCGTAACCGCCGTAGATGTAGGGATTCCACCAGGGCAGCTCACCCGTACGCAGACCGTGCGCGTTGAAATAGACGGTGGGATAGAACTCGTTGATGGCATCCCAGGGCAACACCCGTCCCCGGAAGAGCAGGCTGGAATCCAGGATCAGCCAGATGAGGCACAGCAGGAGGAACAGCCGGCGAAAAGACATCGTGTCCGTGATCAAAGCAGCCATCGGCGTTGGCGGGTGGAGCGGAAAGTCTAAGGCATCCGGACCGAAGACCCTGTGGTGGCCTTCGCCGAGCGGCTAGACTTCGCCCATGAGCCCCGCTTCCAAGAAACCCCGGCCACGACGCACGGCCGCGCCTTCCGCGCGCCACACCCCCACACCGGCGCCGACCTCACGCCCCGCCGACGCTTCCACGTCCGCCGAGCGCGTGCTCGCCTTCGTGTTGCGCGGCATGCCCGCCGCGCGGCGCGACCGCGTCTACGCCTTCCTGCAGCTCACCCGCATGGATCGCCCCATCGGCGCGTTGCTGCTGCTGTGGCCGACGTGGTGGGCCTTGTGGCTGGCGGCGAAGGATTTTCCGCCGATCGGTCCCCTGGTGATCTTCACCCTCGGGGTGTTTTCCATGCGCGCGGCGGGCTGCGCCATCAACGACTACGCCGACCGCAAGCTCGACCCCCAGGTGGCGCGCACGCGCGGCCGGCCCATCGCCAGCGGACGCATCACGCCACGCGAAGCCCTGTGGACGTTCGCCGGGCTGATCGCGTTCTCCTTCGTGCTGGTGCTGTTCACCAACCGCTTCACCATCCTGCTGTCGTTCGGTGGCGCCGCGCTGGCCGCGGCCTACCCCTTCACCAAGCGCTATACCCATCTTCCGCAGGTGGTGCTGGGCGCGGCGTTCGGTTGGTCGATCCCCATGGCGTTCGCGGCCGTCATCGAGAGCGTACCGCCGGTGGCGTGGCTGCTGTTCATCGCCAACATCGTCTGGTCGGTGGTCTACGACACGATGTACGCGATGGTCGACCGCGAGGAAGACATTGCCGCCGGCGCGAAGTCCACCGCCATCCTGTTCGCCGATGCCGATCGCGTCATCATCGGCATCCTCATGGGTACCTTCCTGCTCGCCATGGCGATGGTCGGCACCCGCTCGAACCTCGGCTGGCCCTACTGGATCGGCCTGCTCGCCGCCGCCGGCATGTTCGCCTACCAGCAATGGATGATCCGCGAACGCCAGGGGCCCGCCTGCCTCGCCGCGTTCCGCCACAACAACTGGGTAGGCCTCGCGATCTGGGTGGGCATCGTGCTGGCGCTGGCATTGTGACGCAGGTCACCTTCGTCATCGAGTCGAAAGACATCTCGGTCGATTGACATCCGACGGAAACGAAGACTGAAATAATCCGTCATCACTTACGTTTAACGTCGCCGGGAATCGCGCACCCAGGGAGAGGCCGCGGACCCGGCCACCCCTGCCGGGTCGCGGGGTGGGTGCGTACGCCCATCCCATCCCCGGAGTTTCCCCCAACATGCGTAGCACCCCGCTCGCCCGCGCCCTGCGCGGGGCACTCTTCGGCGCTTTCGCCGTTTCGGCCGCTGCCCAGGCCCAGGATGCCGCTCCCCCGAAAAAGGCCACCGATCTCGACGACGTGGTGGTGACCGCGCGTTCGGGCGTCGAGACCCGCACCAAGGCGGAGACCAGCTATTCCATCACCACGATCGACGAAGATCGCCTGCGCATGCAGGCGCCGACCAGCGTCACCGAAGCGGTGAAGTCGGTGCCCGGCTTCTGGGTGGAATCCTCCGGCGGCGAGGCCTCGGGCAACATCCGCGCGCGCGGCATCCCGGTGGACGGTTACGGCTCGGTCACCCTGCTCGAAGACGGCATCCCCGTGCAGCACGATCCGGCGCTGGGTTACCTCAATGCCGACCAGGCGTTCCGCCTGGACGAAACCATCGAGCGCGTGGAGGTGGTACGCGGCGGCCCTTCGTCGATCTTCTATTCGAACGCCCCGGCGGGTGCCATCAACTTCATTCCGCGCACGGTCGGCGATACCGCCGAAGGCCTGGTGAAGTACACGGTGGGCAACTATTCGCTCAACCGCCTCGACTTCTGGTACGGCACGCCGGTCGGCAACGGCTGGAAGGCGTCGTTCGGCGGTTTCTGGCGCGTGGACGACGGCATTCGCCGCCCGCAGTTCCATGCGGACGACGGCGGCCAGCTCCGCGCCACGCTCTCGAAGCAACTGGAGCACGGCGACATCAGCTTCGACGTGAAGCACCTGGACGACAAGGTGGCGCTGTATCTGGGCATCCCGATGCGTACCACGCCGGGTGGCGACATCCGCGCCGTGCCCGGCTTCAGCGGCAACTACGGCACCCTGGTCGGTCCGGAAACCCGCGACCTCGACATGCGCGAGGCCGGCGGCGGCACCTATCACTTCGACAACTCCGACGGCACGCACGTCAAGCGCACGCAGGTCTCGTTCAAGTTCGACCACGACCTGGGCGACGACTGGAAGCTGGCCGAATCGGCCCGCTACAGCGCCACCGATTCGCAGCGCAACGGCGTATTCCCCAATGCCGTGCAGAGCGGCAGCTCGCTCATCGCGCAGGACAGCGCCAAGCGCCTCGGCCTCATCCCCGGCGCCACCGCGCTGCAGTTGCGCTACGTCGACAACCCCTCGCAGGTGTTCGACGTCGCCAACCAGAACGGCAACGGGCTGGTGGTCACCGGCGGCATCCGTGGCGTGACGGCGCCGGTGAACGAGTTCGACAACGATACGCGCCTGTTGCGCAAGTTCGAGATCGGCGACCAGACCCACGACGTGACGCTGGGCTACTACCACGCCAACTTCACCCAGCGCTTCGACCGTTACTCGTCGACCGTGCTGCTCGACGTGCGCGACAACGCCCGCCTGCTGGACCTCGTGGGCGTGGATGCCAACGGCAAGGTACTCGGTTCGCTGACGGACCACGGTTACTACCGCTATGGCTACGAGTGGGAAAACGCCAGCGGCAAGTCGGATACCAAGCGTTCTATCTGTCCGACGAATGGCAGGTGACGCCCGAACTTCGCATCGACGGCGGCTTGCGCTACGAGCACGTGAACGTGCAGGGATACACCGAGGGGAAGGCCACCGTCGACATCGGCGGATCGCCGGCCGCCGCGCAGGTGCTCACGGGCAACGGCCAGTTCGCCCACTACGACCAGTCGTTCGACAAGACCGGCTGGACGCTGGGCGCGAACTGGCAGTTCTCGCCACGCCAGGGCGTATTCGCACGATGGACATCGGCCTTCCGGCTGCCCGGCCTGGGCACGTACATCACGAATCCCACGGCCACGCCGGTATTGCAGACCATGGACCTGGCCGAGGCCGGCTGGAAATACAGCGATCGCCATCTCGACCTGTACGCGACCGCGTTCTACACCAAGTACGACAACGTTGGTTTCAGCAACTACGTATTCGACCGCAACGGCAACACCTCGACGGCACAGACCGGCTACGCGGACACCAAGACCTACGGCCTCGAGCTGGAAGGCACGATCTACCCCACGTCGTGGTTCGACGTGCAATTCAACGCGACCTACCAGGATCCGAAGTACAAGGGCCTGCGCTACACCGAACTGGTGAACAACGCCCCCGTGCTGCGCGACTACGAGGACGACCAGCTCATCCGCGTGCCCAAGGTGAGCTACCGCATCGTGCCGGGCGTGAACCTGCTCGACAACCGCCTGCGCCTGCAGGTGACGTACGAGTTCGAAGGCCGCCGCTACGTCGATACGGCCAACTCGGTGGTGCTGCCTTCCTACCACGTGTGGGGCGCCAGCGCCCGCTACGACGCCACGCGGCAACTGTCGTTCTACCTCTATGCGGACAACATCAACAACTCGCTGGGCCTCACCGAAGGCAACCCGCGAGCCGGCGAGCTGGCCAGCGCCGATGCCGGCGCCAACACGTTCATCGCGCGACCGCTGCTGGGCCGCTCGTACCGCGCCGCCGTGATGTACCGTTTCTGATGCGCGCGCTGACCGCTATCGCCCTCGCTTGCTTCGCCGCCACCGCGGCGGCGGAGCGGGCACCGGATCTCGTGCTGCGTGGCGAGCTGACCGGCAAGGACCATCACACGTATCGCGAGGCACCCTTCGACGTGCCCAAGGGTACCTCGCGGATCACCATCGACGTGGACTACACCGGTCGCGACGAACGCACCACCATCGACCTGGGCCTGCTCGGCCCGGGCGGCTTCGTCGAGCAGGACGGCTTTCGCGGGTGGAGCGGCGGCAACAAGCACCGCTTCACCGTGTCGGCCACCGATGCCACGCCTTCTTACCTGCCGGGTGCCATCGAACCGGGCCGCTGGCGACTGGAGCTGGGCATCCCCAACATCCGTCCGTCGTCGAAATCCACCTACACCGCGAAGGTGTGGTTCTCGCGCGACGACGAAGGCTTTGGCCCCGAGCGCGGGCTGACCGAGCAACCGCTCGACACGCGTGACCGCTGGTACCGTGGCGACCTGCACATGCACAGCGTGCACAGCGACGGCGGCTGCCTCAACGCGTCGGGCACGAAGAAGGTGCCCTGCCCCTTGTTCCTCACCGTCGACAACGCGTCGAAGCGCGGCCTGGATTTCGTCGCCCTCTCCGAACACAACACCATGTCGCAGGTGTCGGAGATGCGCGCCATGCAGCCCTATTTCGACACGATGCTGCTGATCCCCGCCCGCGAGATCACCACGTTCGAAGGGCATGCCAACCTGTTCGGCGTGTCCGCGCCGATCGACTTCCGCCTGGGCACGAAAGACGTACCCGACTGGAACGCGCTGCTCGCCGCCGTGGCGAAAGCCCATGGGGTGATCTCGATCAATCATCCGATGCGGCCCAACGACGAAACCTGCATGGGCTGCGGCTTCACCCCGGCCAGTCCGGTGGACATGCGGGGATTCCAGGCGATCGAGGCGGTGAACGGCACCGACACCGGGCGCAAGGACAGCGGCATCCCGTTCTGGGAAAAACAGCTCGACGCCGGCCTGCGCATCACCGCCATCGGCGGCAGCGACAGCCACGACGGCAGCAAACCCGGCGTCGGTACGCCGACCACGGTGGTCCATGCGCGCGAGCTGTCGATCGAAGGCATCCTCGACGGTATCCGCGCGGGGCACGTGTTCGTGGATATCGAGGGCACGAGAGAGCGCATGCTCGAGGTGCGGGCGCGGGCGGGAGCGCAGGAGGCGGAAATGGGCGACGCGCTCGCCGTCGCGCGCGGCGAGCCGGTGCACGTGGAGGTGCGCACGGTCGCGCTGTCGGGCCAGAAAATGGTGGTGACCGTGGATGGACGGCGTGTCGAACCGCCCGGGAAGGACGTGATCGGTGCCGGTGGCTCGCAGTCGTTCGATTGGACCGGCGATGGCAAGGCGCACTGGCTGCGCGTGGACGTGCGCGATGCGCAAGGGCATCTGCTCGTGCTGGGGAATCCGGTGTACGTCAACCGGCAGGGCTTCTGAATCAAGAGCCGATGTCATGCTGTCGCACCCTCCGACGAGAGGCGCCGGTCAGCCCAGCCCCGTCCGCGCTAAAGCCCATACGTCGACCCGTTCCACCCCGGCGTCTCGTAGCGCGCGAGCACAAGCACCCAACGTCGCCCCGGTCGTCATCACATCGTCCACCACGGCGACATGTCGAACGTCCGGCACCCGCCGCACCGCGAACGCGCCACGCACGTTACGCGCCCGCTCCACGGCATCCAGTTCGCTCTGCGCATCCGTCGCTCGCACGCGCTCGACTGCGTCGAAGCACAGGGAAACGCCGAAGCGCCGCGCCAGCGGCTTCACCAGTTCCAGGGCCTGGTTGAATCCTCGCGCACGCAACCGCGACACATGCAGCGGCACGGGCACGATGGCTTGCGGTAACTCATCCGGTGGATCCGCTCGCAACCAGCACTGCGACAGCGTCCGCCCGGCGGCGAGTTGCCCGTGGAACTTGAACCGGCTTTCCAGCCGATCCAGGGGCAGGGCGTAACGAAAAGGCACCCAGATAGCGTGCCAGGGTGGCGGTTTACGCTGGCACTGGCCGCAAACGGCCGTCTCGCGCGGCAGCGGCAGGGCACAACGCAGGCAGCGCATGCCGTTCAGGGGGAGGGACGCCAGGCAGCCGGCACACAACTCGGTGCCGTCGACGCCCCGGTCGCCGCAGGCCATGCAACGCGGCGGGAGGACGAAACGCCCCGCCGCCGCCAGCCATTCACGCGCATCCATGCGTCGGAAAGCGCCTCAGTCGCGCCGACGGAACATCGCCGCGTCGACGATCGACCACAGGTGGATGATCCAGCCCAGCCAGATCACCCACAGTACCGCCGCCAGAACGAACATGATGAGCGCCTTGAAGACCCGGCCCTGCACCAGTTGGCCCAGGCCCGGGATGAAGAAGCTGCAGATCGCCGCAAGCACGTTGCCGCCGCTGCCCTGACCCTCGCTCATGGGAATACCTCCGTCGGTGGGTAACCCGATGGTAGAGCGGCGGCGGCCCACCCGATGTAAACCACAGAAACGTCATTCAGGTTGACAACAGCACATCCCCTGCCGACACTTCGCGCCTTCGCCCCGGGAGCCCCCATGACCGCAGCCATCCGCCACGACTGGTCCCGCGAGGAGGTCGAGCACCTTTTCGCCCTTCCCTTCAACGACCTGCTGTTCCAGGCGCAGACCGTCCACCGGCAATACCACGATCCGAACGCCGTGCAGGTATCCACCCTGCTGTCGATCAAGACCGGCGGTTGTCCCGAGGACTGCGCCTACTGCCCGCAGGCGGCCCGCTACGCCACCGGCGTGAAGGCCGAGAAGCTGATGAGCGTGGAAGCCGTGCTCGCCAAGGCACAGGCTGCCAAGGACGCGGGCGCCAGCCGCTTCTGCATGGGCGCCGCCTGGCGCTCGCCGAAAGACCGCGACGTGGCCAAGGTGGCCGAAATCGTCGGCGCGGTGAAGGCGCTGGGCCTGCAGACCTGCGCCACGCTGGGCATGCTCACCGGCCCGCAGGCCGAGACCCTCAAGAGCGCCGGCCTGGATTTCTACAACCACAACATCGACACGGCGCCGGATTACTACGGCGAGATCATCCACACCCGCGACATGCAGGACCGCCTGGACACGCTCGAACACGTGCGCGCCGCGGGCATGAAGACCTGCTGCGGCGGCATCGTGGGCATGGGCGAGTCGCGCGCGCAGCGCGCCGGCCTGCTGCAGACCCTCGCCAACCTGCCCGAACATCCCGAATCGGTGCCGATCAACCGCCTCGTGCAGGTGGCCGGCACGCCGCTGGCGGGCACGGATGAGCTGGATCCCTTCGAATTCGTGCGCAGCATCGCCGTGGCCCGCATCCTCATGCCGGCCTCGGTGGTGCGGCTGTCGGCGGGGCGGGAATCGATGGACGACGCCCTGCAGGCGCTCTGCTTCGCCGCGGGCGCCAACTCGATCTTCTACGGCGAAAAGCTGCTCACCACGGGCAACCCCGACGTGGAGCACGACCGCCGCCTGTTCGGGCGCCTCGGCCTGAAGCCGATGGAAGTGGCATTCGAACCCGGCACCGTGCACGCGGATATCGTCGAACCCGCCGTCGCATGAGCCGGCCCGGTCTCCGCGCCCGCGTGGAGGCCGCACGCGCGCTTCGCCAACACGAAGGCCTGCTGCGCCGCACGCGCACCTGCGACGTGCTGCCCGGCGGGCGCCGTGTCGTGGAAGGCCGCATCCTGTCGGATTTCTGTGGCAACGATTACCTGGGCATCGCCGGCCACCGCGATCTCGTCGCCGCGCTGACCCGCTCGGCCAGCGTCGAAGGCGTAGGCACCGGCGCCGCGCACCTGGTCAGCGGCCACCGTGGCGAACACGCCGCGCTGGAAGAAGAACTCGCCGACTGGACCGGGCGCGAACGCGCCCTGCTCTTCTCCACCGGGGTGATGGCCAACCTCGGCACGCTGCAGGCGTTGCTCGGGTCCACCGTGCACGGCCGCCAGGAAGCGCTCTGCGTGCAGGATCGCCTCAACCACGCCAGCCTGATCGACGGCGCGATGCTCGCCGGCGCTGATCTGCTTCGTTATCCCCACGCCGATGCCGAGGCCGCGGCGCGCCAGCTCGACGCCCGCCCCGAGCTGCCCGCGCTGCTGGCGACCGACGGCGTGTTCAGCATGGACGGCGACGTGGCGCCCCTGGCCGCCCTGGCCCGGGCCTGCGGCGAGCGCGATGCACTGCTCTACGTGGACGATGCCCATGGCCTGGGGGTACTGGGCCCGCAGGGCGCCGGCTCGGTCGCCGAGGCCGGCCTCGGTCCGCGCGAGGTGCCCGTGCTCATGGGAACGCTGGGCAAGGCCCTGGGCTGCGCCGGCGCCTTCGTGGCGGGAGACGCCGACCTCATCGAGGCCGTTACGCAGTTTGCCCGCTCCTACGTCTACACCACCGCCATGCCCGCCGCGCTGGCGGCCGCCACGCGCGCTGCCGTGCATCTGGTACGCACCGACCGCGAGGGGCGGCGGGAGCGCCTGCGCGCCAACGTCATCCGCTTCCGCGCCGGGGCCGTGCAACTGGGCCTGGCGCTGATGCCCTCGGACACCGCGATCCAGCCACTGGTGATGGGCTCCGCCGAGGCCGCCACCGAGGCCGCGAGGCAGCTGGAAGCCGCGGGATTCCTCGTGGTGGCGATCCGCCCGCCCACCGTGCCGCGCGGCTCCGCCCGCCTGCGCATCACGCTCTCGGCGTCCCACACGCCCGACCGCATCGACGCCCTGCTGGGGGCGCTGGAACGGCTGCCGGTGCCCCGCGAGGCCACGGCCGTATAATGGGCGGCCGCAGGCCCCACGCATGTCCATGTCGATCCTCAACATTTCCGCCTACAAGTTCGTCGCCCTCGACGAACCCGCCGTGCTGCGCGAAGCGATCGCGGCACGCTGCGAGGCGTTGGCGCTCAAGGGCACCATCCTGCTCGCCCCCGAGGGCATCAACCTGTTCCTCGCCGGCCCGCGCGAGGCGGTGGATGCCTTCATGGCGTGGTTGCGCAAGGACGCCCGCTTTGCCGACATCGAGCCGAAGGAGAGCTGGTCCGACGAGGTGCCCTTCGGTCGCATGCGCGTACGCCTGAAGAAGGAAATCATCACCATGCACGCGCCCGCGATCCGCCCCGAGGCGGGTCGTGCGCCGCACGTGCTGCCCCGCGATCTTCGCCGCTGGCTCGATACCGGCCGCGACGACGAGGGCCGCGAGGTGGTGCTGCTCGATACGCGCAACGATTACGAAGTGGCCGCCGGCACCTTCGAGAACACCGTCGACTACGGCCTGTCGAGCTTCACCGGATTCCCCGATGCCGTCGCCGCCGACCGCGCGCGATTCGACGGCAAGACGGTGGTGTCGTTCTGCACCGGCGGCATCCGCTGCGAGAAGGCGGCCATCCACATGCGCAAGATCGGCATCGAACACGTCTTCCAATTGGAGGGCGGCATCCTGAAGTATTTCGAGGACGTCGGCGGCGCGCATTGGCGCGGCGACTGCTTCGTGTTCGACGGACGCGGTGCGGTGGATCCCTCGCTCGCGCCGAGCACCGCGCCATGAGCGGGCTGTACATCGAGCGGCGCGGCCGGGGCGACATTCCGCTGGTGATGCTCCACGGCTGGGCCATGCACGGCGGCATCCTCGCGCCGCTGGCCGAGGCCCTCGACGCACGGTTCGACATGTACGTGGTCGACCTGCCCGGCCACGGCCACTCGCGCGACTCGAACGTTCCGCTCGATCCGGCCGCCTGCGCCCGGGCCATCGCCGACGACGTGCCGCCCGCCGCGTGGCTGGGATGGTCGATGGGCGGCCTGGTGGCACTGGTGGCCGCGCTCGAACTGGGGGATCACGTACGTGCCCTCGTGCCCGTCTGTTCCACCCCGCGCTTCGTGCGCGCGGACGATTGGCCGCAGGGCAACGACGTCGCCATGGTGCAAAAGCTCGCCGCCGATCTCGACGCCGACTACAAGGCCACCGTCGACCGCTTCATCGCCCTCGAAGCGCTGGGCAGCGCCGATCCCAAGACCGAAACGCGCAAGCTCAAGGACGAAGCCTACGCGCGCGGCGAACCCGATCCGCGGGTACTCATGGAAGGCCTGCGCCTGCTCGAGGCGACCGACCTGCGTTCCCGCCTGGGCGAACTGCGCCAGCCCAACCTGTGGATCGCCGGACGCCGCGACCGCATCGTGCACCCCGAGGCCATGCGCTGGTCGGCGCAGGCCGCCGACGGTCGTTTCGAGGAAATCAACGCCGGGCACGCGCCCTTCATCGGACACGCCGACGACCTCGCGCGCGTCATCACGTCCTTCACTGAAACCCACGCATGAGCGATTTCCATTTCGACCGCCGCCAGGTCCGCCGCAACTTCGGCCGCGCCGCGGGCACCTACGAAAAGCACGACGCGCTCCAGCGCGAGGTGCAATCGACGTTGATCGACCGTCTCGAGGTCTACACGCCGGTGCCCGAGGTGGTGCTCGACGTGGGTGCCGGCACCGGGCGTGGCAGCGCGGCGCTGAAGAAGCGCTATCCCAAGGCGCAGGTCATC
This window of the Luteibacter aegosomatis genome carries:
- a CDS encoding YfhO family protein, whose product is MSFRRLFLLLCLIWLILDSSLLFRGRVLPWDAINEFYPTVYFNAHGLRTGELPWWNPYIYGGYAQIGDPQGMLFSPLLMAWMLLPADPGATWFSWGVLLHMLMGATAMLAVLRRHGTNAFGSLVGAIVYMGGGVAASRLEHVPIVIAYAYVPLVLLALRHFLATPGVARASLLGLAAGAMVTQLVQVTYLFVIVIGAYACVALVRHWPVYDASRRRAVAGGLALAVVAALAIGGPQLVFSWSAMVMSNRSEMALSDAAGSSLDARAFLHLVHPNAFGGLSDFEHASVDPVQAFLYIGAIPLLALLGLGRAWRSGYARTIVCFGALAVAATIYMLGTHTPIYGWLYGWMPGLVHFRRPSDAAYVLDVALAFLAGIGASRIDLRSHRELTVLLVVAAGWLAIAATTMLPSRATTFVAPAVALVALWQVHQRHDAWRAVVWLLVVIVADYRMFNFSGRFLTSPNEAKRYLDSPEVAYLKQALGTNGASPPARIATRDAGAIWDDGGMLAGIASTQGYNPLRYALYERWYRPRENTLVNVPDSPYNAPPLARLDDLLGVRYLVLGKGRPGAPYAPPSHYRLEKSFAYVDLLRNDRAYPRFLNPRRANVLRVEEAPGVAAFVHTDFAETLWLTPRDADDFASAVTDASSCHGAVALDPVRNTPTRQELHTRATSAGWVVAGELDHPGWQARLDGKPLPIHRANGMFRAVCVPAGEHRLSFVFRPWDMVAYAWRHRG
- the ubiA gene encoding 4-hydroxybenzoate octaprenyltransferase; this encodes MSPASKKPRPRRTAAPSARHTPTPAPTSRPADASTSAERVLAFVLRGMPAARRDRVYAFLQLTRMDRPIGALLLLWPTWWALWLAAKDFPPIGPLVIFTLGVFSMRAAGCAINDYADRKLDPQVARTRGRPIASGRITPREALWTFAGLIAFSFVLVLFTNRFTILLSFGGAALAAAYPFTKRYTHLPQVVLGAAFGWSIPMAFAAVIESVPPVAWLLFIANIVWSVVYDTMYAMVDREEDIAAGAKSTAILFADADRVIIGILMGTFLLAMAMVGTRSNLGWPYWIGLLAAAGMFAYQQWMIRERQGPACLAAFRHNNWVGLAIWVGIVLALAL
- a CDS encoding TonB-dependent receptor plug domain-containing protein is translated as MRSTPLARALRGALFGAFAVSAAAQAQDAAPPKKATDLDDVVVTARSGVETRTKAETSYSITTIDEDRLRMQAPTSVTEAVKSVPGFWVESSGGEASGNIRARGIPVDGYGSVTLLEDGIPVQHDPALGYLNADQAFRLDETIERVEVVRGGPSSIFYSNAPAGAINFIPRTVGDTAEGLVKYTVGNYSLNRLDFWYGTPVGNGWKASFGGFWRVDDGIRRPQFHADDGGQLRATLSKQLEHGDISFDVKHLDDKVALYLGIPMRTTPGGDIRAVPGFSGNYGTLVGPETRDLDMREAGGGTYHFDNSDGTHVKRTQVSFKFDHDLGDDWKLAESARYSATDSQRNGVFPNAVQSGSSLIAQDSAKRLGLIPGATALQLRYVDNPSQVFDVANQNGNGLVVTGGIRGVTAPVNEFDNDTRLLRKFEIGDQTHDVTLGYYHANFTQRFDRYSSTVLLDVRDNARLLDLVGVDANGKVLGSLTDHGYYRYGYEWENASGKSDTKRSICPTNGR
- a CDS encoding TonB-dependent receptor domain-containing protein; translation: MTPELRIDGGLRYEHVNVQGYTEGKATVDIGGSPAAAQVLTGNGQFAHYDQSFDKTGWTLGANWQFSPRQGVFARWTSAFRLPGLGTYITNPTATPVLQTMDLAEAGWKYSDRHLDLYATAFYTKYDNVGFSNYVFDRNGNTSTAQTGYADTKTYGLELEGTIYPTSWFDVQFNATYQDPKYKGLRYTELVNNAPVLRDYEDDQLIRVPKVSYRIVPGVNLLDNRLRLQVTYEFEGRRYVDTANSVVLPSYHVWGASARYDATRQLSFYLYADNINNSLGLTEGNPRAGELASADAGANTFIARPLLGRSYRAAVMYRF
- a CDS encoding CehA/McbA family metallohydrolase; amino-acid sequence: MRALTAIALACFAATAAAERAPDLVLRGELTGKDHHTYREAPFDVPKGTSRITIDVDYTGRDERTTIDLGLLGPGGFVEQDGFRGWSGGNKHRFTVSATDATPSYLPGAIEPGRWRLELGIPNIRPSSKSTYTAKVWFSRDDEGFGPERGLTEQPLDTRDRWYRGDLHMHSVHSDGGCLNASGTKKVPCPLFLTVDNASKRGLDFVALSEHNTMSQVSEMRAMQPYFDTMLLIPAREITTFEGHANLFGVSAPIDFRLGTKDVPDWNALLAAVAKAHGVISINHPMRPNDETCMGCGFTPASPVDMRGFQAIEAVNGTDTGRKDSGIPFWEKQLDAGLRITAIGGSDSHDGSKPGVGTPTTVVHARELSIEGILDGIRAGHVFVDIEGTRERMLEVRARAGAQEAEMGDALAVARGEPVHVEVRTVALSGQKMVVTVDGRRVEPPGKDVIGAGGSQSFDWTGDGKAHWLRVDVRDAQGHLLVLGNPVYVNRQGF
- a CDS encoding ComF family protein; translated protein: MDAREWLAAAGRFVLPPRCMACGDRGVDGTELCAGCLASLPLNGMRCLRCALPLPRETAVCGQCQRKPPPWHAIWVPFRYALPLDRLESRFKFHGQLAAGRTLSQCWLRADPPDELPQAIVPVPLHVSRLRARGFNQALELVKPLARRFGVSLCFDAVERVRATDAQSELDAVERARNVRGAFAVRRVPDVRHVAVVDDVMTTGATLGACARALRDAGVERVDVWALARTGLG
- the bioB gene encoding biotin synthase BioB, with protein sequence MTAAIRHDWSREEVEHLFALPFNDLLFQAQTVHRQYHDPNAVQVSTLLSIKTGGCPEDCAYCPQAARYATGVKAEKLMSVEAVLAKAQAAKDAGASRFCMGAAWRSPKDRDVAKVAEIVGAVKALGLQTCATLGMLTGPQAETLKSAGLDFYNHNIDTAPDYYGEIIHTRDMQDRLDTLEHVRAAGMKTCCGGIVGMGESRAQRAGLLQTLANLPEHPESVPINRLVQVAGTPLAGTDELDPFEFVRSIAVARILMPASVVRLSAGRESMDDALQALCFAAGANSIFYGEKLLTTGNPDVEHDRRLFGRLGLKPMEVAFEPGTVHADIVEPAVA